Proteins from a genomic interval of Papaver somniferum cultivar HN1 chromosome 4, ASM357369v1, whole genome shotgun sequence:
- the LOC113272987 gene encoding uncharacterized protein LOC113272987, which yields MTDDHECAIITVHGKFLGGQAKINLWNPTVETTLEISVSQIWAFAGPGTSNFNSIEAGWETDSYINSCTNLECEGFVQISPDIALGCSFTEMSTFKGDQKDATFSIHKDPSSGNWWIEVQGTPVGYHPISLFTILSKTPATMEFGGEIFNERSKGRHTTAQMGSGHFSSEGGLGVSSYFHHVQVIDENNEVKNP from the exons ATGACGGATGACCATGAG TGCGCGATAATTACAGTGCACGGCAAGTTTTTAGGAGGACAAGCAAAAATAAATCTTTGGAATCCAACAGTGGAAACAACACTTGAGATAAGTGTATCTCAAATCTGGGCTTTCGCTGGTCCTGGTACATCCAATTTTAATAGTATTGAAGCTGGATGGGAA acCGACAGCTACATAAATAGTTGCACTAACCTCGAATGTGAAGGTTTTGTACAAATATCTCCGGATATCGCCCTTGGTTGCAGTTTCACAGAAATGTCTACTTTCAAAGGAGATCAAAAAGATGCCACCTTCAGTATACACAAG GACCCAAGTAGTGGTAATTGGTGGATAGAAGTACAAGGTACTCCCGTCGGATATCATCCGATTTCTCTATTCACTATATTATCAAAGACACCAGCAACAATGGAGTTCGGTGGAGAAATATTTAATGAGAGATCTAAAGGACGACATACTACGGCTCAAATGGGTAGTGGTCATTTCTCTTCAGAAGGAGGTTTGGGTGTATCCAGTTATTTTCATCATGTCCAAGTAATTGATGAAAATAACGAAGTCAAGAACCCATAG